The DNA sequence TTTTAACTTCAACATGTCACACGTGCAACAATGTACATCTTTCAGTTCATATCTGACAGATAATATTACATGCTGACTGTTGAAAGCCTTGTGTATTTAAAACACTTTtttaagcgctaagcgtagcttaagcgcttattgccgccagttggattttgctttcgtcatcatgtgtccggtttatcgccacctataggcgaatttatgcatcgctgtagtcaagtcgtgtttaaagtagtcgtaattttgcaaccgatctagcacggggataacattcatatctgcagttgcatccccccccccccccccggaaatacagttcgttgaacagtgaataaaatatgtataaaatgggtgatatttttgtcctcattcttggggaaagtgagacacagatgcaggtcattcttcagttaaaattcccatttgaataaataaagtgattcaaaatctaaaattgaataagaatatgtatatgaaaccgttttagctagggtgcctttgcattgttaccttcgcatGGCGCTAAGAGGCCaggaaaatcaatttgcatggtgcaatctataattagaagccacgtcattaagctatgTACACGAATCAGGAGGGTTTTCCACGTGTGTTTAggctgctgttccgactcagtaaaatttttgtccgacgcagcaaaaatgtgtgcaacacagtaaaaaattaactgtgaattgtgaacgagaaagaatttgtgcacgattatgctttgacagcgaaggacagagatcggtgtctcagaaggatgatattgcgtaactgcttacaccttccccgatcatatatgtaagtcggTCATGCAGCAATTTAGAGCATGTAACGGTGTAACTTaagcttactttattatttctaaacgaccaagatattcttcagaatcatcgtcaacacaatcaaatttgatttcgtgatttagtttcaaaaatgagactaaaaataatagtcttggggcaaggaaaagataaaaggtacaacattatattatattatattatattatattatggaagacaataccccggttccaagtattcaaaacaccgcgtggaattttacgagggctgtatactgaaacacatatgtttagaacaagtgttagataaacattgccgttgtgtcaagcatgaatgtgaaatggtttgcggtccacagcacgctacatacaacgaaaagtaatcttgttttcaatttctttgtacttcaaacaaacaattcacaatgacatgcatatgctacatgtatttccgaacgtacaaatgatgaagaagggggaggggcatggatgtactgtcgttgttccctgtccccacattttgttttcgctgaacgatcttttcatataaaaaagatgcatttagttttttggtgagatgcctcttcaatatttctaacagcggtttgaacattaccgtttgaaaattacaaactcttgggttttgttgttgttgttgtttttagatttacatataacaaacaatcactacaattgctaaatgtaaatccatgcttatatgttagtctaattcatcatcatatttgaattagtatcactaagcgcacggtactggtgtcactttacgttacacttataacgtcataaattgtggcaaaatataatcacgaaagcaacgtcacattttaaacaaattcattatctccaagctgtaatatcataactaaagcacatgcatgatttaatgtttaaaaattgaaaacaaatctttgtacgtgtatagtgtacattcataaaaattatgaattcttagaaatactccaaagtagcaacagcaggcatgtcgtatgaaataagggtacccgtttcggtaggtttcgttttgcttcggtagatttcgtttcctttcgatttcgtttcgcattttacaggtaaccatcccatgaaataaggcttgcaattcttatgaatatgacctccgagaaatttgaacacagtaaaaaaaatcagttttggttttttctaggatatatatagacttgctcaagtctctatgtttaataatcattggactctctttaatactttttattaatgccaaacacggaagggggaggggggttaaaaactcccgtacgtttctgtcatcgatctacatcgatcacgctctagtggaaaaaaaaaaaacaacaaccagcgcatagaaagtacatgtatatgtagttttgcgctttataaatgaataataataataaccacggtgagttgaagtgagagttaaaaacttccaaataatattacattttaacgttttaatgttcactttcatttctgaataaacagtagaaaaggtatacagagtgttatttatactcgtatgttttacttgcgaatcggttagtttcaatatatatatcatatttagttttgaaggagtggtctcgtgaaaaccgtgtgactttagatttttttgtcagatgttgaacttttgatctaatgatattgttattcatatgcggaaatcttgatttgtattcgataatcttgatatctatatgcggacggaaattttgatttatatgtgagaaatcttgatattcatatgcgaattttttttattttactctacgagagagagagagagagagagagagagagagagagagagagaaagagagagaggcttcctctactcttctggagtaccaacgcatgtgggcgaaatattccaggggcaatcgctcatacccgccagagatcacctgggtcctaaatacaacagtgagattgttcaacacgtcactgatactctaacaagattttgacattcaattcatttaatatgtgacttatgtatatatctttcattcattggaaaggggggggggtacataagatctaacacgctatatatatccaccgttctggtgcctgtgctcacatccacctcctagggaatgctacaggctggtgcatgttggaaactgtaggagggtccacagtttgctctgtacttgctctttaaaccaggtagcacgcaggagacaggtgagatgcgcagagatctcttccCCCTTAGAACGTGACCACCCGTTCAGGTCCaggcacctatgtccacatagggccccctgtgttgcccctacgttggtagtcaaactggccgcctccccagttccccacaaaaaatttcacgcgaccctttccgccatatatgtaaatttgcaccctgtttctgattacgattaataaatattcaaatttgtatcactcttgttaatccagctagctaagcagcctatgggggattacagggcagccacccaagcttcgacatagctactgggtttattcagcatattagggcaaggtcaactattcaattcaggccAAATGTCTCACAGCTGGTAttgctgtatatttattaaagtttaattttagcagagtagctcctctagttaaatttaagacatccgaggtcaggtcatggtcaatgaagctaattcttttatcaatttttgaaattatgcatttcacctacaatcaaTAATGACTAAATCCATGCGTACATAtagcatgtgtacatcaacattatcaaatatgaataaaatattatggaatataaatcgagatttatataattatcgaatataaataacaaggttaccaaatgtaaataaataacaagattatcgaatataaatcaaaattttcgcatatagatattaagattatcgaatataattaaaattttctcatatatgaataacaagattatcgaatatgattaaagagtttcgtatataaatcaagatttgtataatattgcaacgttttacacaccgtaagtgtatctgttcaatgctgaatttttatatgcatacatacagtacatcgtcgcaaaccacgggttattgtttcattctatttcacaaacgtttgtgaaatagaatgaaacaataacccgtggtttgcgacgatgacatacagtagtacatgcaacaaaatgtagtctgtacaattgtcatttgataaagtcaattaaagtatatgtaccagatctagagcaaaacatatctatgagatacacatgctatagcttaaataccctgtatactatttttaaaaatcattttaatttagatcattcaaaaataatacaagcaacattttacgttttagctagacgtaggttgtgtacattgacgtcgcgtcattgcgcgacaaaatcacatgggacatttatttggacattaagtatcttttcgttttcctaaatggacgcgggataaaatgaaatgttgtatattctatatagtaaattttatgtactttctgtatgttatattcattaaaatattcgcgttggaataatgcttagaaataagacataaaatggtagaattgtttaaaaagcgcggtatttgtagaataaggacatttcactggacaccgataaagtcaatctacttcatggatatactcagaattttataatacCGGTATACATTGTACTCTACGATACAtgtcattataaatgtaacaaggatagtcaacttccccctgtattaggcgtgctactggtcatgatgatttgcatttgcagtctaTCTACAAACACGGGACATCACTGACAGGCACtgtctttgccatttttaaggtcgctatatcaattctatgaactaaatgtttaaagtaattggtttatggtttttagataaggacgtcacaatcatacaccaattcttacgttatttgggacaaaatcaatcattttattaatctgtggataaagcgtatgcgtatttcatgtaacgcgggacaacgaaaaatgacgacatctgAGTGTATTTATTGCTAATGAaatgcgtgtaaattatatcttatataagctattatcattatttatatattttccttgccattgatgtataggactttaataatccacaaaatatacaactgtgtaaacatagcggaaacattttctaatgcacgtatgaaagtaacaccagtaccgtgcgcgacgtctatatcctcttgcactaactttcatgttaaaaatgagctatctccactcttgttgatgacgcagtattcagtttcaaagtaatattgcacatgtatgatgaacatcttttctaaataacttcctaaattttgttttcagttatacatgtatttatcggacttatttggattcagattctctccaacctgattttgaattgaaaataacttcattattgattacaaaaaataattccactttcatggtttgattgctatttacagataattatacactggattctgtagtacaagtcatacagatgcatgtttatgtgtgtatttaattgatttatggtaatgaaatggatgtaaagcgtttcataatcctgcattattggtgtgttttgacatgtggcatttgttagtgtatgtgtgtcctttaccaaaattgtaaatttcatgatccaaggacagggttttagtttagtgtgggatcaaaattatcatagtgaccattgttttaacaacatcatataaaatttatatttcaacgtgttgaaaagtttcaggacattgcttccaatccatatttgttattttcttacagaaaatgtactacttagttatgcgaaaataaagaataatgcataaacctttttttaatgttgttcctgctcattaacattacatacagaattcatgaagtcagcttagcgcttttcagtactttgattgtaTTTAATGGCTGACTCTAGAATTCTTCAAGTGTAGtttatcatttcaaaatgtgtaCTCAAATTCTTATTAAAACCCTTGAATTATATACGGCTGTAGAATAGTATATACTAAGGATCGTGACAGCGAGAGTTCTCTACCAACCGAGATATACATTGAGATCTCCGTTTCAAAATCATATCCAAAGAGCCTGTGACTTctgtttaatatttttattgaataaatcaaaagaattgGGAACACGAGATATACATCGAGATCTCCGTTTCAAAATCATATCCAAAGAGCCTGTGACTtctgtttcatatttttattgaataaatcaaaagaattgGGAACACGAGATATACATCGAGATCTCCGTTTCAAAATCATATCCAAAGAGCCTGTGACTtctgtttcatatttttattgaataaatcaaaagaattgGGAACACGAGATATACATCGAGATCTCCGTTTCAAAATCATATCCAAAGAGCCTGTGACTtctgtttcatatttttattgaataaatcaaaagaattgGGAACACGAGATATACATCGAGATCTCCGTTTCAAAATCATATCCAAAGAGCCTGTGACTTctgtttaatatttttattgaataaatcaaaagaattgggaacaagttctcaCAAGCTACTAGTCATCTTAAAAATGCATCAAAGTGTCATGCATATTAATGATATGCATCAAAGTGTCATGCATATTAATGATATGCATCAAAGTGTCATGCATATTAATGATATGAATTTTGATTGAACAAGTAGTACACGTGTATGAAGTAGGCAATACGAACAATAATAGCTAAATTGAATCTACAAGTTTCATTAATATATTTGTGAACAgcagaaaaaaaatctattctATTAGTCTGTAAAGGGAATGCAACGTTATCACACAATAACAGATTTGTATCGATATTGATCAAGCCAAGCATAGAAAgtagcaaccaccacccattttttaaaaattacccaaaacaataaaaatcaggtgtaattaccaattttgagtatgctgatttcaaatctggattccttttactccaatttcttatagaaaatgaggtatagtgtcttaaacacccctaccgtcaggttgcctaaaacggaaaatgtttcatttcgcatcaGAAAGTGACTCAACTGtatttcttgaaacaccattacccaaaacaataaaaagcaggtgtaattaccaattttgagtatgctgaatccaattctgaattccttttactccacttccttacagaaaatgaggtacagtgtcttaaacacccctaccgtcaggttgtcaaaaattgaaaatgttccatttcacattaaaaagtgacctgaaagttatttcttgaaataaggcatacaacagaaaaggaaaacaattaatactgaattgttccatgaacattcttagttgttttggaaggaatatatctcacctctggacttcacagatacaggaaaggaagaggaatacggagcggatcaacgatcttaaatttaatcagattgggccgtagcctaatgaactgatgaacaggagcaaaagtaaaattaataggaaaactgatttattaaacatcagcaagtcttttccgagaacttctggtagagctgtcatgagaatttaccgaaacagtggactctctggccagtctgggggctgagctagttgcatcagaactgacagaaacagaactctctggccagtcggggggctgagtggcatcagaatctattatttatttatttttattttttcaaaattcagaaatttaaaaactgcatgatcagatttttttggAACACCAATAattaatgtccctttattgcgatgactcttcaagtacaaaccatgatactaaaaaaaaaaatgaaatgaaatgatagataaatagataaataaaatatttgtaagttactttatttatctgtaagtcactaattaagtgtaactggtggcagtgcaacttgcaagtgaaaattgcatcatctgttacttatgaccccttttgccttgccttgtaattgatattgttgaaaatttggcaaatagaatttttaaccccccacttttctttaaacgttaaaaatccagctaattcagtgaggaagaaatgtcactaccatatttcgaatttcctctagactatatcaaattaaataccgcactgctatcagtcacagattgacactggtaggggtatggggacctgatctgtgagtgtgatggaaaagattctgatgaaaataaagattcactcatcattcagaaatgtataaacattgtattattgtataccaccggtacgttgtgagtacgttaataatgggagttatctttccttggatatctaaatcaatcaaatactatatgaacacgggcaattatcgtccatgtttgacctcagtataatttatttatgcataaaatgtattaatatgtcactctttgttgcgtatttcaccgttaagtaaatgtttacatatactcgctttgcttaatcgcttcaatctcaaagggattttctggaatgtgcctaatcacgtgagatacgctaaatatagctattttagatccgaacgatcaacttcgcatcattcgtaggctctaggtttatccatactaacccgtaaaaaatagggtggaacctcgtcccacttttcctgtagaaataaaaatagaacacgacgcgccacctagcgagcgtggttgttgTTATAGAAAGGCGATTGAAGAAAAAGATTTCTTCACGTAGGTTTTGTGTAATTTTTACAAGCTGGAAAGAGATTTTTGATTCAGAACGCGTGACGAAGGAACAATCAATACCTATGATTGTTAAAAGAacgtcttaagtttgacgcGACCGTCTGGTTTGAGAATCGGACACGCGACCCCTGGTGGCGAAGCGCGCTCCTTAACCACAAGATCACATGCTCCTACAAGTGAGAGCCTCGTCCTACGCTCCTTGTATACCTCGGACTCCTACCTCTGAACACCATTTTTCAACAAGCTCGTTCTGATTAAATTTTGGTCGGAAGGAGTTCTAAACAAAATCTACagaaataaattgatatattgGCCTTTCATTACCGCTAGCTAACTTTTATCTAATGGACTGAATCCTAATATCCCTTGGAAGTGCTAATATCGCATGTATTTAATCCCATTCGAATCGGTACACAAATAATCTATACATGATAACATAGAATACGAATGTTGTCGCTGAACCTCTAGCTGGCAGGAGTACAAGGTCACCGTGAGTAAcgtcctttttaaaaataagtatTGCGTTTAGATCatttaattatacatgtagttggtaATTAAATGCAACAAGAACACCAAAGGAGAGACCCATATTGCGGTGCCATTGTTGTCATTGTACAATTGTATGGATGCATAATTTGAAATTCCAGGGTCCCAATCCTCCACAACTCCCAAATCCTCCCTTGAAGTTTCCATTATTTTCGTAGGTGATTAGCGGTCCATGCACCCCTTCAGACACAGATAGCTCGGATAATTCCCTAGTGGGTTCCGGATATAACGAGGGTCTTCACCTCCAATGTCTGGAGAGTGTTTTGGACTGGAGAATTGACAAAGTTTGTGTAACCCCTGATGACCTCGGAAATTTCCAGTTCCGGCCCTGTTCAATCCATACCACTGAACACGCCGGGTTTATAGAGCACCTAGACGAAATCTATCAACACCGTCTTAGTATTGAGTATAAATACCAAGTGGCGTCCTGTCTGGACAACCAACCAGAGGTAAGGAAGGAAGGGCGCAAGTTCAATGTTAGAAGCACCTTGTTGTGAATTACTATGTTCTTGCAACTCACTGATGCTGCTAggaaaataatattttcacGTGGATAATGTTGAGTAAATTTAAGCCACTTTATCAACATACTTTATTCATTGTAATGTTACGGGTATGTATTAACACCACTGAAGTTTTGAAGCTACTGCCTGATTTTCATTAAACTACAGGTGACTCCAGGCATGCGCGGACTTTTGATCAACTGGTTGACGGGACTTCATCATCAATTGAATCTCTGTCAGGACACTTTGTTTGTGACAGTCAACATCGTAGATAGAGTTCTAGATCTCATGCAAGCCTCGCGAGATTACCTGCAGCTACTCGGAATAACTTCACTATTGATAGCATGTAAATCTGTGAGTACTTTTAAAAGCTTTGAATTTTGTATGATTTGCCTTGAGTAAAACTCTTAGTATGTCACTAACTATGAATATTTGTGCTCGTACAAATGTGGGTTGTTTTGACAGGAAGAAATACACCCCCCAGAAATCAAAGAACTTTTGAGCAGATGTGACGACATGTACTCGCGTGACCAGGTGAAACAACTAGAGCGGGTCATTCTGAACGCGCTCCGATTTGACTTGATGGTTCCCACTTCGCAGTTCTTTTTGGAGTACTTCTCATCTTGCGTTATTAGTAACTTTTCTGGGTTCCACGGGGATCGCCTCAGGTACgcaatatattgtaaacagtcaTTTTCTAAATTACCGAGCTGCGAAAGTTCATTCGGCACTGTGTTACTTAGAGACTATGTCAAATGCCCGACagtttattagatatgaaagcCATTGTTGATTAATTCGTGTAAACTTCTAGGAGATTTTCGCCTTTGCATTTCCTTTGTTCATAAGCAGAATAAAGATGGAGATGTTAAAATGTCGTTGTTTACAGACAGGCACGAGCGATGGCGAGGTGTTTGTTGGAGCTCTCTCTCCAGGACTATGATCTCAGTCAGCTGCGACCCTCCATGTTGGCGCTGTGTGTGTGGAAGTCAGCCGTGGAACACGTCAATACAGACGATGGCAACTTCCTTCCGGAAGGCCTCTTTTTCACTCGCGAGGATTTTCATCATGTATATCAGGAGGTCAGGCTGTTCACCGAAAATCTTCGAAAAAGTTTTCCGGAAATCGTCAATATCTGTGATCACTACTCTAATTTGTATGGACACGAGTAATTCTTCTAGTACTGAAGGGGATTTGAAATACGTTGAGGCTGAAGTGTTAATGACGATATGACATGAATATTCGTGACTAGTTGTAATCAATCATGACTGAAAACAGACGCTTTGTGAATTTCTCTTATATCACATGACCCATTGGTAGcaaataatgtacaatttgtctttgacatgttttttttttctttgacgCATTATTGTCTTTGACGCGTTTTTCTCTTTGACGCGTTATTGTCTTTGACgcgtttttttttctttgacgCGTTTTCCGTCTTTGACGCGCTTTAGTCTTTGATGTGTTTtgtctttgatgcgttttaagATTTGACGCGTTTTTGGCTTAGGTGCGTGTTGTCTTTGACTTTGACGCGTTTTCGGCTGTGGCATATTTTTTGGCTTTGATGTGTTTTAGGATTTTATAAAAACCGGATAATTATTGATTCGTGCTTCTGGTTATAAGGCAGTTATAAAAATCTTGTAAATTAGTCAAACAATGATACCTGAAAGTTAAAGAATTTTGTCATAGATTATAATTCATGAAGGAAAATTATGTACACATGTGTGTTTCATTACAAACGTCTGTTATAATATATAAAGGAACATTAAGagtatttcattacaaatttctGTTATAATTGATATAGGAACATTAAGAGTATTTCATTACAAACTTCTGTTATAATATATAAAGGAACATTAAGagtatttcattacaaatttctgtttttacatttttgtatatGTTCTGTTAAACATACAAGTGCTGAAGTTTGTCTGTTAGCCTCATTTGTTTCTTTTTGGCTCACCTGACCGGAAggctgaagtgagcttttctgatcaaaactagTCTGTTGTCGTCCGCgttgttaacttttcacattttcatcttcttcagaaccactgggtcaatttcaaccaaactgggtacaaagcatccttgggtgaagggcttttaagtttgttcaaatgaagggccccTGCCCCAtacaaaggggagataatcacataaATGCAAAAGTAGGGtagtgtcatttaaaaatcttcttaagaaccactgagccagaagagctaagatttacatgaaagcttcctaacatagtgcagattcaagtttgttcaaatcatggaccccagggtaggttggggccacaattggggatcaaagtcttacatacaaatatatagggaaaatctttaaaaaaaacttctcaagaaccgttgggccaaagaagttgacatttacatgaaagctttctgacattgtgcagattcaagtttgtaaaaatcatggcccccaggggtaggttggggccacaatagggattaaggttttacatgcaactatatatggaaagtcttcagatatggactAAGGTGATGCAGGTGAgtgatatggcccatgggcctcttgtttttgtttcttttctttctttcttttgacCTCTTCATGAAATTGAATAAGAATGTTTTTTCTTTTGAGGCTTTTGGTTTTTAGGGGTCTTTGGGGGTGGCGTTGATCATATATACTCCTTGTATAACTGATTGTGACAGGGGTTGCGAATCATCCTGGTTAGAAATAGATAAAAGTGACCTTGATTCTTAAGGGGTTTGGGGAAGTATATGTGAAAATGATAATCtgaatatgaattacaagaaCATTATAATTTTAGAGCGATTTGATAACATTTGCTCGAGATGTGTTGGGTTATTTATGACCGCGTCTAGCGACAACGTGccgtggagggggggggggtgtatttcAGCTAGCAGTCGAATCAATATTGAATCTTATATCCTCCTTGATAATGATATGTCgctgtagcgatctaagtgagcgaatcaaaggatctaatttcaattagattgttTAGCTACAGGACTTAACGACACATGCTACGAACTTTAAAAAAGATTTACGTTTTCTTATAAGTAATATGAATACGATTTACCATATGGAATGCAATTCATTTCCGTGATTTCTCAATCAAGTCCAAACAGTGGGAAAGATATAGGAATGCCAATAGACCGGTCGACTTTAGCATCATAGGAAATTTACAGGCCCTCtccttttttagctcacctgagccgaaggctcaagtgagcttttctggtcaaaatttgtccgttgtctgtcgtcgttgtcgtaaacttttcacaattttatcttcttctccagaaccactgaaccaatttcaaccaaacttggccaaaagcattcttgggtgaagggctttcaagtttgttcaaatgaagggccatgtccctttcaaaggggagataatcacaaaaatgcaaaaatagggtggggtcatttaaaaatcttctcaagaaccactaagccagaaaagctgatatttacatgaaggcttcctgacataatgcagattcaagtttgttcaaatcatgagccccgggggttggatggggccacaataggggatcaaagttttacatacaaatatataagaaaaatcttcttctcaataaccagagtcagaaaagctgatatttacaagaaaactttctgacacagtgcagattcaagtttgttcaaataatggcccccggggggtaggatggggccacaagtggggggggggggtcaaagttttacatacaaatatagggaacatcttttaaaatcttcttctcaagaaccattgcgccaaagaagttaacatttacatgaacgctttctgacgtagtgtagattcaagttttcaaaaatcgcggcctccaggggtagttggggccataatagggactaaggttttacatgcaaatatatatggaaagtcttcagatatgggccaaggtgactcaggtgagcgatgtggcccatgggcctcttgttgaaggAATGCATAACTATTTTTATGGTTTCCGGACCATCTAGTACTCGGCAAATGTTAGCGACAAAAGTTCT is a window from the Ostrea edulis chromosome 5, xbOstEdul1.1, whole genome shotgun sequence genome containing:
- the LOC125651840 gene encoding cyclin-O-like, which encodes MNVARAPVMGRDEGRLCTYNPRPPLNVLYFKQGNGEDLEFYGKEQVISGPCTPSDTDSSDNSLVGSGYNEGLHLQCLESVLDWRIDKVCVTPDDLGNFQFRPCSIHTTEHAGFIEHLDEIYQHRLSIEYKYQVASCLDNQPEVTPGMRGLLINWLTGLHHQLNLCQDTLFVTVNIVDRVLDLMQASRDYLQLLGITSLLIACKSEEIHPPEIKELLSRCDDMYSRDQVKQLERVILNALRFDLMVPTSQFFLEYFSSCVISNFSGFHGDRLRQARAMARCLLELSLQDYDLSQLRPSMLALCVWKSAVEHVNTDDGNFLPEGLFFTREDFHHVYQEVRLFTENLRKSFPEIVNICDHYSNLYGHE